A window from Deltaproteobacteria bacterium encodes these proteins:
- a CDS encoding RNA polymerase factor sigma-32 encodes MVEINRYPLLTREEETALAECYHQTGDIKAAHRLIVANLRFVVKICHEYSGYGISLIDLVQEGSIGLLHAVSKFDPSKGFRLISYAVWWIRAFIKDFIQHSWSLVKLGTTQAQRKLFFKLRFARVRADHDTGSNALASTNMLAKEFNINEREIVSMEERLTKRDSSLNTTIQTGLNLTHLDVLPAVGDSPEEQVSKKEEHQLFYNTAYRIIGMLDDRERYIFERRLMTTEKPKTLHEIGVHFKISRERVRQIEGTIRVKLHKAISNESTSNHLSFVTSEHPHYERD; translated from the coding sequence ATGGTAGAAATCAATCGCTACCCTTTGCTCACACGTGAAGAAGAAACAGCCCTTGCTGAGTGCTACCATCAGACGGGAGATATTAAAGCCGCCCACCGGCTTATCGTTGCAAATCTGCGCTTTGTTGTGAAGATCTGCCATGAATACAGCGGTTACGGCATTAGCTTAATTGACCTCGTACAAGAAGGGAGCATTGGACTGTTGCATGCGGTGAGCAAGTTTGACCCGAGCAAAGGGTTTCGCCTTATTTCTTATGCTGTCTGGTGGATCCGCGCTTTTATTAAGGATTTCATCCAGCATTCATGGTCACTCGTTAAGCTAGGCACCACACAGGCACAGCGGAAGTTATTCTTCAAATTACGCTTTGCGCGTGTGAGGGCAGATCATGATACAGGGTCCAATGCGTTGGCGAGCACCAACATGCTGGCTAAAGAGTTTAATATTAATGAGCGCGAAATCGTTAGCATGGAAGAGCGACTGACAAAACGGGATTCATCGCTCAACACTACTATTCAGACCGGATTAAATCTAACGCACCTGGATGTGCTTCCCGCCGTCGGCGATTCACCAGAAGAGCAGGTGTCCAAGAAAGAGGAGCACCAGCTTTTTTACAACACGGCTTATCGGATCATCGGTATGCTTGATGATAGAGAACGCTACATTTTCGAGCGGCGGTTGATGACGACAGAGAAGCCCAAGACGCTGCACGAAATCGGTGTACACTTTAAAATATCACGCGAGCGGGTGCGGCAGATTGAGGGAACTATCCGCGTAAAGCTACATAAAGCCATCAGTAACGAGAGCACATCTAACCATCTATCTTTTGTTACCAGCGAGCATCCCCATTATGAAAGAGATTGA
- a CDS encoding DUF3309 domain-containing protein encodes MGLFLIFALAALLLAAMPTWSYSRRWSYYPSGGITLALLVVVVLVLTGKIHI; translated from the coding sequence ATGGGACTTTTTCTAATATTTGCGCTTGCTGCATTGCTATTAGCTGCCATGCCTACTTGGTCTTACAGCCGACGGTGGAGTTACTATCCTAGTGGTGGGATAACCTTGGCTCTATTAGTTGTTGTCGTTTTGGTACTTACCGGTAAAATACACATCTAA
- a CDS encoding DNA topoisomerase IV subunit A, with the protein MAKQKQNNTRFRSPEQIKKDKITLKAIKDVASEVYEAISKGKKPDMSLPVRSLSNVKYDRKRGYFEIGKAKKVRTLTVNTVKTFAQTLKMMSLSQELIGENDFATKRDAYYQSKNWREAKFDEQPESDGVMDDIEAMFSIFDVSREELRFVPQEHGGAVAGELLVIDRDLETGRRIEIDCTKFGSGAYSVPSFVENLELKTKADFVLAIETHGMFQRLQSHNYWRKANCILVSMNGVPSRACRRFIRRLSDDLKLPTYAFTDCDPYGISNIYRTLKVGSGNAAHINRFFSVPKATYLGLCPQDIIDWKLQDATHKLSEIDIKRAKDALKNDPFFAEHKSWANALQTLIKMGVRAEQQALAKHGLNFVIDEYLPAKLANPKLFLP; encoded by the coding sequence ATGGCTAAGCAAAAACAAAACAACACTCGCTTTCGTTCGCCCGAACAAATAAAGAAAGACAAAATAACGCTGAAGGCGATTAAAGATGTCGCCTCAGAAGTTTATGAGGCAATCAGCAAAGGCAAAAAACCTGATATGTCTTTGCCAGTACGTTCATTGTCCAACGTGAAATATGACCGTAAACGTGGATATTTCGAAATAGGCAAAGCTAAAAAAGTTCGTACGCTCACTGTAAATACTGTTAAGACGTTTGCGCAAACTTTAAAAATGATGTCGTTGTCGCAAGAGCTTATCGGAGAAAATGATTTTGCCACTAAAAGAGATGCATACTATCAATCGAAAAACTGGCGTGAGGCTAAATTTGATGAGCAGCCAGAGTCTGATGGAGTCATGGATGACATCGAGGCTATGTTTTCTATCTTTGACGTATCTCGTGAAGAGTTACGTTTTGTACCACAAGAGCATGGTGGTGCTGTTGCGGGTGAATTATTAGTTATTGACCGTGACCTTGAAACTGGACGTCGCATTGAAATTGATTGCACCAAATTTGGCTCGGGCGCATATTCAGTACCATCGTTTGTCGAGAATTTAGAGCTTAAAACCAAAGCCGATTTCGTACTGGCCATTGAAACTCATGGTATGTTTCAACGTCTGCAGTCGCACAATTATTGGCGTAAAGCCAACTGCATTTTAGTGTCGATGAATGGTGTGCCATCACGTGCATGCCGACGTTTTATTCGACGATTATCTGATGATTTAAAACTGCCGACTTATGCTTTTACTGATTGTGATCCTTATGGGATTTCAAATATTTATCGCACCCTTAAGGTAGGTTCAGGCAATGCAGCGCATATAAATCGTTTCTTTTCAGTGCCCAAAGCGACTTATTTAGGTTTATGTCCGCAAGATATAATAGATTGGAAGTTGCAAGATGCGACTCATAAACTTTCTGAAATTGATATCAAACGCGCCAAAGACGCTTTAAAGAATGACCCATTTTTTGCAGAGCACAAATCATGGGCTAATGCACTGCAAACATTAATCAAGATGGGGGTGCGTGCTGAGCAACAAGCATTGGCTAAGCACGGTTTAAATTTTGTTATTGATGAATACTTACCCGCTAAGCTTGCCAATCCGAAATTGTTTTTGCCATAG
- a CDS encoding B12-binding domain-containing radical SAM protein, translated as MQILYLINPSNPLVSIINVKASRWNRYRVWKPLGLMVIAALTPKDWKVTIIDENLGVPEYSKLPRPDLVGITAFTSQAERAYALATRFRNDGVPVVIGGIHATMCSNEATLYADAVVKGEAENVWQQVLNDVRSKQLQPIYEGGFAEMANMPQARHDLLANKYAFGSVQTTRGCPLHCSFCSVTAFNGARFRQRPINDVIQELKSLSENLVLIVDDNLIGTSHEHQERAKDLFRAMIAVKLKKSWVAQTTINVANDEELLSLAATAGCKGLFIGFESVQPDTSKEINAKNNLCRCRDLNYAVRRIQNHGILVAGSFIIGFESDRPGIGKLIADTADRYGVDFVNVLFLTPLPGTKLWDEMTSTNQVTFNQFPRDWSYFTLTYPVARFVGLTSRQAVDEMVACSKRFYSTPRMLRRLWRNLWRKQNLAIGFAGGLSYKRNIRLERNKLEAFLLQHGGNMEAFKDRNINDLNNQKLYECES; from the coding sequence ATGCAAATCCTTTATCTAATCAACCCTTCGAATCCATTGGTTTCAATTATTAATGTTAAAGCAAGTCGGTGGAATCGCTACCGCGTGTGGAAGCCACTAGGTCTTATGGTTATCGCTGCTCTAACACCAAAAGATTGGAAAGTGACCATTATCGATGAAAATCTAGGAGTACCTGAGTATTCAAAATTACCAAGGCCTGATCTGGTAGGCATAACCGCTTTTACTTCCCAAGCTGAACGAGCCTATGCGTTAGCCACACGTTTTCGTAATGACGGTGTCCCCGTAGTCATCGGTGGTATTCATGCAACAATGTGTTCTAATGAGGCGACGCTTTATGCTGATGCCGTAGTAAAAGGTGAGGCAGAGAATGTTTGGCAACAAGTACTCAATGACGTACGTTCTAAACAATTACAACCAATATACGAAGGTGGTTTTGCCGAAATGGCTAACATGCCACAAGCTCGACACGATTTGCTGGCAAACAAGTATGCTTTTGGATCCGTTCAGACAACGCGTGGATGTCCTTTGCATTGTAGTTTTTGCAGCGTAACTGCCTTCAATGGAGCGCGCTTTCGCCAACGTCCGATCAACGATGTAATACAGGAACTAAAGTCGCTTTCAGAAAACCTAGTATTGATCGTCGATGACAACCTTATAGGCACCAGCCACGAGCACCAAGAGCGTGCCAAGGATCTCTTTCGCGCCATGATCGCAGTAAAGCTCAAAAAGAGTTGGGTAGCTCAAACAACAATCAATGTCGCCAATGACGAAGAGCTTTTGAGCCTTGCAGCTACAGCAGGTTGCAAAGGACTGTTCATCGGTTTCGAATCTGTGCAACCAGATACGTCAAAAGAAATTAATGCTAAAAATAATTTGTGTCGTTGTCGCGATCTTAATTATGCCGTTCGTCGCATACAAAACCACGGTATCCTAGTGGCGGGCTCGTTCATTATAGGTTTCGAAAGCGATAGGCCTGGTATCGGAAAACTCATTGCCGATACAGCTGACCGCTACGGTGTTGATTTTGTCAACGTACTTTTTCTAACACCATTACCTGGAACTAAGCTGTGGGATGAGATGACCTCAACAAACCAGGTGACTTTCAATCAGTTTCCTAGGGACTGGAGCTACTTCACCCTTACCTATCCAGTTGCCCGTTTTGTTGGGCTAACATCTCGGCAGGCGGTGGATGAAATGGTTGCCTGCTCAAAGCGGTTCTACTCAACACCAAGGATGCTACGCAGATTGTGGCGTAACTTATGGCGCAAACAGAACTTGGCAATTGGATTCGCTGGCGGCTTATCCTACAAGCGCAACATTCGTTTAGAGCGAAACAAACTCGAAGCATTTCTCTTACAACATGGGGGTAATATGGAGGCTTTCAAAGACCGTAATATTAATGATCTCAACAACCAAAAACTATACGAGTGCGAAAGTTAA
- the kdsA gene encoding 3-deoxy-8-phosphooctulonate synthase has product MHPHVANLFNKKQLAIIAGPCVAESTELCLSLADDLKKLTTQKGVSYIFKASFDKANRTSLSSFRGPGIDEGLYILQRVKTEIGVPVLTDIHTPEQAAIVAAIVDILQIPAFLCRQTDLITAAATTGLPVNIKKGQFLAPEDMRYVANKHYESGGGPLAITERGVSFGYHELIVDMRSLVTMRAKTNAAIIFDATHSVQRPSAGNGVSAGDRHLASVLARAAAAVGVDGIFAEVHPKPDQALSDGPNSLSLSLFNQLLEEVVAIDAVCRKLEIV; this is encoded by the coding sequence ATGCACCCGCATGTTGCAAACCTCTTTAATAAAAAACAGCTTGCTATAATAGCAGGCCCATGCGTCGCTGAATCAACTGAGTTGTGCCTATCTTTAGCCGATGATCTTAAAAAACTTACCACCCAAAAGGGTGTAAGTTACATTTTTAAAGCTTCTTTTGATAAAGCCAATCGCACTTCGCTTAGCTCATTTCGCGGCCCTGGTATTGATGAAGGATTGTACATACTTCAACGCGTAAAAACTGAAATCGGTGTACCTGTACTTACCGATATTCACACTCCCGAACAGGCCGCAATTGTTGCTGCAATAGTAGATATTTTGCAAATACCTGCTTTTCTTTGTAGGCAAACTGATTTAATCACTGCAGCGGCTACTACTGGTTTACCGGTTAACATTAAAAAAGGTCAATTTTTAGCCCCCGAAGATATGCGCTATGTGGCTAATAAACATTACGAAAGTGGTGGCGGCCCCCTAGCCATCACTGAACGTGGCGTAAGTTTTGGTTATCATGAATTAATCGTAGATATGCGCTCTTTAGTAACCATGCGGGCAAAAACTAATGCTGCAATTATTTTTGATGCTACCCATTCGGTGCAACGACCTAGTGCTGGCAATGGTGTAAGTGCAGGCGACCGTCATTTGGCTAGTGTGCTGGCTCGTGCTGCTGCTGCCGTTGGTGTTGATGGTATATTTGCCGAAGTTCATCCAAAGCCTGATCAAGCACTATCTGATGGTCCCAATTCTTTATCCCTTTCATTATTTAATCAATTATTAGAAGAAGTAGTTGCTATTGACGCAGTCTGTCGTAAACTTGAAATTGTTTAG
- a CDS encoding CTP synthase: MGQNSRAQQRKGRQSKLIFITGGVVSSLGKGLAAASIGALLENRGLKIAMLKLDPYINVDPGTMSPFQHGEVFVTDDGAETDLDLGHYERFTTTQTSQRNNFTTGRIYQKVIEKERRGDYLGATVQVIPHITDEIKGSVLAAAEDNDVCIVEIGGTVGDIESLPFLEAIRQIPYDVGRQNVAFIHLTLVPFIKTAGEVKTKPTQHSVKELREIGITPDILLCRCSQPLEKSVKHKIALFGSVAVDSVFSCVDVNTIYRLPLELSREGLDEKLAEVLNIWSRAPQLERWQRIVEKIEKPKPEVHIAIVGKYVHLVDSYKSLHEALIHGGLANNVSVRLEYVDSETIQQDSVLLEHALLADGILVPGGFGERGTEGKITVIQKARELKVPFFGICFGMHLAVIEYARHMAAITDATSQEFQPENENAVIAIMETQKTVAAKGGSMRLGAYPCTLAEKSLARRTYGVSEINERHRHRFEVNNSYRETLAKQGLVFSGTSPNGDLVEIIELPEHPWFLGCQFHPEFKSKPFAAHPLFTGFIGAAFERSKNKK; this comes from the coding sequence ATGGGCCAAAATTCTCGCGCACAACAACGCAAAGGACGTCAATCTAAGCTTATATTTATCACTGGTGGCGTAGTATCGTCATTGGGTAAAGGTCTCGCCGCTGCTTCGATAGGCGCTTTACTTGAAAATCGTGGTTTAAAAATCGCGATGCTCAAGTTAGATCCCTATATCAATGTTGATCCAGGCACCATGAGTCCTTTTCAACATGGTGAGGTGTTTGTAACTGATGATGGTGCTGAAACCGATTTAGATTTAGGCCACTATGAGCGTTTTACTACTACCCAAACTTCTCAACGCAATAATTTCACTACTGGCCGTATCTACCAGAAAGTTATCGAAAAAGAGCGACGCGGCGATTATCTTGGTGCAACCGTTCAGGTTATTCCGCATATCACTGATGAAATAAAAGGTTCGGTTTTAGCTGCTGCTGAAGATAATGATGTATGTATTGTTGAAATTGGTGGTACTGTTGGTGATATCGAGTCTTTACCTTTTCTCGAAGCTATTCGCCAAATTCCCTATGATGTCGGCCGTCAAAATGTTGCATTTATTCATTTAACTCTGGTTCCGTTTATTAAAACTGCAGGCGAAGTAAAAACAAAACCTACTCAGCATAGTGTCAAAGAGCTGCGTGAAATTGGTATCACCCCTGATATTCTTCTCTGCCGCTGCTCTCAACCTTTAGAGAAATCGGTAAAACATAAAATCGCTCTTTTTGGTTCGGTAGCAGTTGACTCTGTATTTTCATGTGTCGATGTAAATACTATTTATCGCCTTCCCCTTGAACTAAGTCGCGAAGGTCTTGATGAAAAGCTAGCTGAAGTTTTAAACATCTGGTCGCGTGCTCCGCAATTAGAGAGATGGCAACGCATTGTAGAGAAAATTGAAAAACCCAAACCTGAGGTACATATTGCAATTGTTGGTAAATATGTACACTTGGTTGACTCTTATAAAAGTCTGCATGAAGCTTTAATTCATGGTGGCTTAGCAAATAATGTTTCAGTTCGGCTTGAATATGTTGATTCAGAAACGATTCAACAAGACTCCGTATTATTAGAACATGCGTTATTAGCCGATGGTATCCTCGTACCTGGTGGTTTCGGTGAACGTGGTACTGAAGGCAAAATTACCGTGATACAAAAAGCACGCGAGCTTAAAGTGCCGTTCTTTGGCATCTGTTTTGGTATGCACCTTGCCGTAATTGAATATGCTCGTCATATGGCTGCTATTACCGATGCGACCTCGCAAGAATTTCAACCTGAAAATGAAAATGCGGTAATCGCAATTATGGAGACACAAAAAACCGTAGCTGCTAAAGGTGGCAGTATGCGCTTAGGTGCATACCCTTGCACATTAGCTGAAAAATCGCTGGCTCGCCGAACCTATGGTGTATCAGAAATCAACGAAAGACATCGTCATCGTTTTGAAGTTAACAACTCCTATCGTGAAACTCTTGCAAAGCAGGGCTTAGTCTTTTCTGGCACATCACCTAATGGCGATTTAGTTGAAATAATAGAATTGCCAGAACATCCTTGGTTTTTAGGTTGCCAGTTTCACCCCGAATTTAAAAGCAAACCATTTGCCGCGCATCCGTTATTCACTGGATTTATTGGTGCTGCATTTGAACGTAGCAAAAACAAAAAGTAA
- a CDS encoding DNA topoisomerase VI subunit B — MAKTSKGRALQQSSKSKAKVKTKLQSKPKQKQKPKQLSFGDSFAEKSSHVKDKPKPKAKIKAVLKPKIVAKPKVVKSELTDKEANAKTVKTSDKTSDKVINKTAEKATEKVTPKASRIRVNAERLGEMQREISISEFFTKNRHLLGFDNTSRALLTSVKEAVDNSLDACEEAGILPEIHVRIEEVSPSRFRICVEDNGPGIIKAQVSKVFGKLLYGSKFHRLRQSRGQQGIGISAAGMYGQLTTGKPVHVITKTGKGRTAYACDLSIDARQNKPIVFHESEDTSPHWLEKNHGTSVAIEMEATYKGGRRSLDEWVQQVAFANPHARVEYLPPGKPPIVYPCVTPELPPETKEIKPHPHGVELGLLLRMKQGSAARTLASFLQQEFSRVSSTVAAEICRGANLRPEISLKSLTQAQMEAVYTSIAATKIMAPPTNCLAPIGEVALLEGLKALLVQQQLSAADATSKRRSSLATEENALPGMSDIAEAESKVTTALAEQVSQLAAEGEEDDELDSQEANKAKSLKDKNAATAKIKTKNSEANQQNAEADANATKARAGIVKIFDKPYFITAVTRGPKVYRGNPFQVEAAVAFGGDLPGDELASVYRFANRVPLLYQQGACAMTQSVVRTNWKSYDVDQSRGALPSGPLLIMVHIASVWVPFTSEAKEAVAHYDEIIGELKFALQECGRRLSRHIRRRRRIIDQEKKAKYIEKYIPHIGQALQDILGLSESRRDVAVDKLTQILERSRKIG, encoded by the coding sequence GTGGCAAAAACAAGCAAAGGGCGCGCTTTGCAACAATCATCTAAAAGCAAAGCTAAAGTTAAAACAAAGCTTCAATCAAAACCTAAACAGAAACAAAAACCCAAACAACTTAGTTTTGGTGATTCGTTTGCAGAAAAATCAAGCCATGTAAAAGATAAGCCTAAACCAAAGGCTAAAATTAAAGCAGTTTTAAAGCCCAAGATTGTTGCTAAGCCAAAAGTAGTTAAATCTGAGCTTACTGATAAAGAAGCAAATGCGAAAACTGTAAAAACGTCAGATAAAACATCAGACAAAGTAATAAATAAAACGGCAGAAAAAGCGACAGAAAAAGTAACACCTAAAGCATCACGTATACGTGTTAATGCCGAACGTTTAGGCGAAATGCAACGCGAAATTTCTATTAGTGAGTTTTTTACTAAAAACCGGCATCTACTCGGTTTTGATAACACTTCACGTGCCTTGTTAACTTCGGTAAAAGAGGCGGTTGATAATTCTCTTGATGCTTGTGAAGAAGCAGGCATTTTGCCTGAAATTCATGTACGGATCGAAGAAGTTAGCCCAAGTCGTTTTCGCATATGTGTTGAAGATAATGGACCTGGAATTATTAAAGCGCAGGTTTCAAAAGTATTTGGCAAACTTCTTTATGGGTCTAAGTTTCATCGTTTGCGCCAATCAAGAGGTCAACAGGGTATTGGTATTTCAGCAGCAGGTATGTATGGGCAGTTAACTACCGGTAAACCTGTTCATGTCATTACTAAAACAGGTAAAGGTCGTACGGCTTATGCATGTGATTTATCTATTGATGCACGACAAAATAAACCAATAGTGTTTCATGAAAGCGAAGATACTTCACCACATTGGCTTGAAAAAAATCATGGCACTTCAGTAGCTATTGAAATGGAAGCTACTTATAAAGGTGGTCGTAGATCACTTGATGAGTGGGTGCAACAAGTTGCCTTTGCTAATCCACACGCGCGAGTAGAATACTTGCCTCCTGGTAAGCCACCAATCGTATACCCATGCGTAACTCCTGAGTTACCTCCAGAAACTAAAGAAATAAAACCACATCCGCATGGGGTAGAATTAGGATTGCTGCTGCGTATGAAACAGGGTAGTGCGGCACGCACTTTAGCGAGTTTTTTACAACAAGAATTTTCACGCGTATCTAGTACAGTGGCGGCTGAGATTTGTCGTGGCGCCAATTTACGTCCTGAAATTTCGCTTAAATCTTTAACCCAAGCACAAATGGAAGCAGTTTATACTTCTATTGCGGCTACGAAAATTATGGCACCGCCAACTAATTGTTTAGCGCCGATTGGTGAGGTGGCATTGCTTGAAGGTTTAAAGGCATTACTGGTGCAGCAGCAGTTATCAGCAGCAGATGCCACAAGCAAACGTCGCAGCTCGCTTGCAACTGAAGAAAATGCTTTACCTGGCATGAGTGATATTGCTGAAGCTGAGAGCAAAGTAACCACAGCCCTAGCTGAGCAGGTATCACAATTAGCAGCTGAAGGTGAAGAAGATGATGAGCTAGATAGCCAAGAGGCGAATAAAGCAAAATCTCTTAAAGATAAAAACGCTGCAACAGCTAAAATAAAGACTAAAAATAGCGAAGCGAACCAGCAAAATGCAGAAGCAGACGCTAATGCTACAAAAGCTCGCGCCGGTATTGTGAAAATTTTTGATAAACCTTATTTTATTACTGCAGTTACTCGGGGACCAAAAGTATACCGTGGTAATCCCTTTCAAGTTGAAGCGGCAGTGGCTTTTGGTGGCGATTTACCGGGCGATGAATTAGCTTCAGTATATCGTTTTGCTAATCGCGTCCCTTTGCTTTATCAGCAAGGTGCTTGCGCTATGACGCAATCAGTGGTTCGTACTAACTGGAAGAGTTACGATGTAGATCAATCGCGTGGTGCTTTGCCATCAGGGCCGCTACTGATCATGGTACATATCGCCAGCGTTTGGGTGCCATTTACATCGGAGGCTAAAGAAGCAGTGGCGCATTACGACGAAATAATCGGCGAGCTAAAGTTTGCTTTGCAAGAATGTGGTCGTCGTTTATCGCGCCATATTCGTCGTCGTCGTCGCATAATCGATCAAGAAAAGAAGGCAAAGTATATCGAAAAATATATTCCGCACATCGGACAAGCACTACAAGATATTCTTGGTTTATCAGAATCTCGTCGTGATGTTGCAGTTGACAAACTAACCCAAATTCTCGAGCGTTCTCGTAAGATTGGTTAA
- a CDS encoding GGDEF domain-containing protein, whose translation MISTTKNYTSAKVKTRKHRAKKGMPMDSNHIDTKASALIENNIDRLRRSGTSDAMNLDLVSAFAGDRVMTNSEMTKIKKQIETRGGVFFSDLFYVISHQYFAPEVAETLWGQILKHKHLMSEKIGRNVRITVATLDYLSNVKVEITSPTVISEAYALEIATLTMRDRMTGLYNHSSCYELLDLEFKNHQRYGAGLSLIMLDVDDFKLVNDTHGHQEGDRILIELARTMTEQVRDSDICCRFGGEEFVTILPCTSNPDEVLEIAERVREKATTIMCNQQRITISLGVAVCDQKIKSPRDLIESADRALYWAKKHGKNRVSLTPSYKYGTTDYKLVNCRNA comes from the coding sequence ATGATCTCAACAACCAAAAACTATACGAGTGCGAAAGTTAAAACTCGCAAACATCGTGCAAAAAAAGGAATGCCGATGGACAGCAACCACATAGACACAAAAGCTTCAGCTCTTATTGAAAATAATATCGACCGATTGCGTAGATCGGGCACCTCTGATGCCATGAACTTGGATTTGGTATCAGCATTTGCAGGTGACCGCGTCATGACTAACAGCGAAATGACTAAAATTAAAAAGCAAATCGAGACACGAGGTGGCGTCTTTTTTTCGGACTTGTTCTATGTAATTTCCCACCAATATTTTGCTCCTGAAGTTGCAGAGACCTTGTGGGGCCAAATTCTTAAGCATAAACATTTGATGTCAGAAAAGATTGGCCGAAATGTGCGTATCACTGTTGCTACCTTGGATTACCTTTCAAATGTTAAGGTAGAGATAACTTCTCCAACCGTGATTTCAGAGGCCTATGCGCTCGAGATTGCCACCCTCACTATGCGTGATAGGATGACAGGTCTTTACAACCATTCGAGCTGTTATGAACTATTAGACCTAGAATTTAAAAATCACCAACGCTATGGGGCTGGTCTATCGTTGATTATGCTAGATGTCGACGACTTCAAATTGGTTAACGATACGCATGGTCACCAAGAAGGAGATCGCATTCTTATCGAGTTGGCCAGAACCATGACAGAACAAGTGCGAGATTCGGATATCTGCTGTCGTTTTGGCGGTGAAGAGTTTGTTACGATTCTTCCATGTACTAGCAATCCCGACGAAGTACTTGAGATTGCCGAGCGAGTCAGAGAGAAGGCTACGACCATAATGTGCAACCAACAACGGATTACTATCAGCCTCGGGGTTGCTGTATGTGATCAAAAGATTAAATCACCGAGAGATCTTATTGAGAGTGCAGATCGCGCTTTATACTGGGCAAAAAAGCACGGTAAGAATCGGGTCAGCCTGACCCCTAGTTATAAGTATGGGACCACAGACTATAAACTCGTTAACTGCCGAAACGCTTGA